CCGTGGAGCAGCCGTCGAGGTGCTGCCCGCCGACCTCATGGCCCATGACGGCATCGCCGCTGTCACCGACCGGCTGGCCGCCGGGGACGTGCGCATGCTGATCAGCAATGCCGGCGCCGGCGGCTACGCCCCGCTCGTCGACGTCGACCCTGCCGACATCGACCGCCTGCTCACCCTCAACGCCGTCGCCCCCGTCCGGCTGGTCCACGCCGCACTCCCCGGAATGCTCGCAGCGGGCGAAGGTGTGATCGTCACCGTCGCCTCGCTCCTCGCCTTCAGTGCGGGCCTTGCTGACTCGCGAGCCCCCCGGCGCACCTTGTACGTCGCCGCGAAGGCCGCCGTCTTGGGCTTCACGCGCACCCTCGCCGGTGAGCTCGCCGACACCCCGGTCCGCGTCCAGGTGGTGTGCCCCGGCGTTGTGGCAACAGAGTGGAACAGTGGCGCCGGCCGCAGCATCCCCTGGGCGATGTCGCCCGAGGACGTCGCAGCGGCCAGCCTGGCCGGGCTGCGCCTCGGTGAGACCGTCTGTGCCCCTGGCCTGGAGGGCCAGGACTCGGCCCTTGCTGCCTTGCTCGGTGCGGAGGCCGCCTTTGTCGCGGGCGGCAACCAGCCGACACCCGCGGTTCGCTACACGGAGCCGCGAGATTAGGGCAGTGACAGTCGGCGGGTAGGTGAGTGTCACCAGCCGTCTGCCCGCCGGTCGGCTGCCTTCCCCGCGCGGGGCGGCCGACGTGATGTGCGCACCTGGTGGCAGTTCCCGAGGCCCTGTCCGCCCGCTCGCCGCTCGGCCGGTTCGGGTCGCGTGAGGGTGGCTGTCGCCGCTGCGGCCTCGATGAGGGCAGCGGCGTCGTGACGTTTCTGGGGCGCTCATCGGGTCGCAAGAATCTTGACAGATATCAAATGCTTGACACCATGCAGCCGGTTGATATTCTGATGCTTGTCAGGCTCGCGAGCCTTCGCTGAAGTCATTGATGTCGGCGCGCCCCCGCCCTCGCGCGGCGGCCCTTCATCGCGCCGAAGAGCGTGTCCCCCATCTGCCGCCACCCGCAGGGTGCTGCTCGGATGCCGGCGGTCCCGAGAAAGTGGGAAAGTTCATGACCAACAACACCCCGACGATCACGCGTGACGGAGCCATCGGGCAGGACGGGAACCAGGTGGTCACCGTCGATCAGGCCACCGGGGCGGAGTTCGCCCGGTACCCCGTGGCCGGCAAGGAAGAGGCGGTCGCGGCTGTCGCTGCCGCACGCTCGTCCGCCGGGCCCTGGTGGGACCTCGGATTCGAGGGCCGCGCGGAGCGACTGCGCGCGTGGCGGCGGGAGATAGCCGTAGGCGGCGAGGAGGGGGCCGCCCTCATCCACACCGAAAACGGCAAGCCCCTCGACGACGCCCGCGTCGAGGTGCTCGGGATTCTGGAGCACGTGCAGTACGCCATCGAGAACGCCGAGCGCGTGCTGGGACGCCGGGAGGTCCCCGCCAGCCCCACCGTGCCCAACCAGCGAGCGTGGGTCGAATACCAGCCCTACGGCGTCGTCGGTGTCATCGGCCCGTGGAACTTCCCGCTCCTGACGCCGGGGGCCATCCTGATCGAGGCGATCGCGGCCGGAAACGCCGCCATCCTCAAGCCCAGCCAGATCACTCCCGGCGTCGGGGAGTGGATCGTCCGGACCTGGCAGCGTGCGGTCCCCGACTTCCCGGACGTCCTCCAGTGCCTCAACGGGTTCGGGGCCACCGGCGGAGCGCTCATCGAGGCCGGCCTGAACAAGCTAGCGTTCACCGGCAGCGTCACCACGGGCAAGACGGTGGCCGCCCAGTGCGCGCAGACCCTGACCCCCGTACTGCTGGAACTCGGGGGCAAGGACGGCGTCATCGTGGCTGAGGACGCCGACCTGGACGAAGCCGCCAGGCACGTCGTGTGGGGCGCCATGCAGAACACCGGCCACGGCTGCATCAGCCTCGAAGTGGCCTACGTCGCCGAGTCGGTTCACGACGAGTTCGTCGAGAAGATCAGCGAGCTCGCCAAGCAGGTACGCGTCGGCAGCGACGAGGACGCGGAGATCGGGCCGGTTCCCCTGCCCACCCAGATCCCGACCATCAGGGAGCACATCCAGGACGCGCTCGATCGCGGCGCGACAGCCACTGTCGGTGGCATCGAGGCGGTGGGGGAACGCTATGTCACTCCCACCATCCTCGTCGGCGTGAGCCCCGACGCCCTGGCGGTGACGGAGGAGACGTTCGGGCCCACGCTGGCCGTCGTCAAGGTCACCGACACGCAGGAGGCCGTCGCACACATCAACGCAGGGCGGTACGGACTGGGCAGCGCCGTCTTCAGCCGCGACCGCGGCGAAGCCATCGCCCGTCAACTCCGCGTGGGAATGACCAGCATCAACGACGCCCTGGTGTTCTCCATCAACCCCGCCGTGCCCTTCGGAGGTCGCGGCGACAGCGGCTACGGGCGCAAGCAAGGTGAGGAAGGACTCCGGGAGTTCGCCTACCCGCACTCCTTCACGGCCAAGACCGGCCCCGCCCAGTTCTCGGCGACCACCTTCGGCAGGCCCGCGGGCGCGATGGCGGGAGCCCTCGCCGGCGTTCGCAACAGGATCCTGGCCGAGGGCGGCCAGTAGACCGACTGATCAGCCGACCGTGGAGGCGGGACAGTCGCCGTCTCCGGGGCCCGCCGGCGGAGTGGGTTCTCTCGCCGTACAACTCGCTCCGCACGCCGGGGCCACCGTCATCGCTCTGGCGAGCGAGTCCCACCACGCACGGCTTGCCCGGCTCGGGCGATCCGGCTGACCTGCGGAGCGGGCGTCGGCAAGGGCGTTCGTGCCGCGGCATTCAGCGGCGAGGTGCCACGGGATCGCCGGCGCCGTTGTCCGCCATCACCGGGCAGAGGGAGTAGCCGGTCCGCGCGGTGGGGGCGACGACGAGCGGATCGCCGCCGGGGAGCTGAAGATCCCCGGCAAAGGTCTCCGCCGGCTCGGCGGATTCCGAGAGGGCCTCCGAGCGCTGGAACGCCGAGACACGAACGGCCAGGTCGTTTCTCAGGCTCTGGGGGCCATCGCCGAGCGACGGCTGCCGCATCCGGCGAGCGAGTCGTCACCCCACAGCAGAATTCGTCTTCGTGAACAACTACAACCGGAATTTCACGGGCGCGCCGTTCGGCGGTGTCGGTGCGAGCGGCTTCGGCCGGGAGACCGCGGCGGAAACCCTGCGCGAGTACGGCTACAGCAAGAACATCCGCCTGGTCTCCGGGAGGGGCCAGATCCCTCGCTGGGCGCCGTCCCTCGAGGTGACCGGACACGACGAATGAACAACCCGGCCTTCGAGGCACCGTGACCGCCTCGCCGGTGCGGCGTGGGCGGGTCGCGCTCCGCGGTGGCCGGATGCCTGCCGCGACCACGGCGGAGTCCACGAACACGAACACGAACACGGAAAGCACCGCAGGTGGGTGCGTAGTACCGCGGTACCACGAGTACGGCGCAGGTCAGCCTCCTGGTACCACCGGACCGGGGTGATTGGGCACCTAGCGTTGCCGGTGCGGCGTCGAAGTGACGGACGCCGGAGCCCGAGAGAAAGAACGCGCATGATCGACGCACGGCAGTTGACCAAGAAATACGGCGAGAAGACGGCTGTCGACGGGCTGGACTTCGTCGTGAAGCCGGGCACGGTGACCGGCTTCCTGGGGCCCAACGGCGCGGGCAAGTCCACGACCATGCGCATGATCGTCGGCCTGGACGCCCCGACGAGCGGCTCCGTCACCGTCAACGGCCACCACTACGCCCGGCACCAGGCGCCGTTGCAGGAGGTCGGCGCTCTCCTGGAGGCGAAGTCGATCCACCCGGGCCGCTCGGCGTACAACCACCTCAAGGCACTCGCGCTGACTCACGGCATTCCGGGCAGTCGGGTCGACGAGGTCATCGGCCTCGCCGGACTGGGCAGTGTGGCGAAGAAACGGGCCGGCGCCTTTTCTCTCGGAATGGGCCAGCGGCTCGGCATCGCCGCAGCGCTGCTGGGCGACCCGCAGACGGTGATGTTGGACGAGCCGGTCAACGGGCTGGACCCGGAGGGCGTGCTCTGGATCCGCAACCTGCTCAAGGGGCTCGCCGACGAGGGCCGGACGGTGTTCGTGTCCTCGCACCTGATGAGCGAGATGGCCCTGGTGGCGGACCACCTGATCATCGTGGGACGCGGCCGGCTGCTGGCCGACACGACCGTGGCGGAACTCATCCGCAAGGCGGGCGGCGACATGGTGAACGTCGCGGCCCAGGACCCGGCGCGTCTGCGGGACGTGCTGGCCGGGCCGGGCGTCGACGTCACCGGCCGGATCGGCTCCGAGGAACTCCAGGTGACCGGGCTGACCGCCCGCGAGATCGGACTGAAGGCCGCCGAACACGGGATCGCGCTGTTCGAGCTGAGCGCGCGGACGGTGTCGCTGGAGGAGGCGTTCATGGACCTGACCAGGGATGCCGTGGAGTACCACGGCACGACGACCGGGATCGAGACCATCGAGACCCTCGAGGCCGCCGGGAGGCCCGCGTGAGCACCCTCACCGCAACCGCCGAGAAACCGCGCACCACCCCCGCCCGACCCGTCTACCGGGTAACCGGACGACGCGTGCTCTCCTCCGAATGGGCCAAACTGTGGTCCCTGCGCTCGACCTGGATCACCCTGGGCCTCGGCCTGCTCTTCCTGGTCGCCTTCGGTCTCATCGCCGCGAGCCGCTACAAGTCGGGAATCGACTCCGGCAACATGGACTCGGACTTCGCCGACTCGACGACCGTCAGCCTGTCCCTGTTCGGTACGAACTTCGCCCAGCTGGCCCTGGGTGTGCTCGGCGTGCTGGTCACGGCGGGCGAGTACTCGACCGGCATGATCCGCTCGACGCTCGCGGCGGTGCCCCGCCGACTGCCCGTGCTGTGGTCCAAGGCGACCGTGTTCGGGCTGGTCGCCCTGGCGGTGGGGACGCTGGGTGCGTTCGTCACCTTCCTGATCGGGAGCGGCATCGTCTCGGGCACGCCCGCGGACATGAGCTTCTCCCACGCGGGTGTCCTGCGGAGTCTGCTGGGCGCAGGGCTG
The window above is part of the Streptomyces sp. NBC_00425 genome. Proteins encoded here:
- a CDS encoding SDR family NAD(P)-dependent oxidoreductase, with the translated sequence MTRPIALITGASSGIGAAYARLLADDHDLVLVARRADRLADLAQELRARGAAVEVLPADLMAHDGIAAVTDRLAAGDVRMLISNAGAGGYAPLVDVDPADIDRLLTLNAVAPVRLVHAALPGMLAAGEGVIVTVASLLAFSAGLADSRAPRRTLYVAAKAAVLGFTRTLAGELADTPVRVQVVCPGVVATEWNSGAGRSIPWAMSPEDVAAASLAGLRLGETVCAPGLEGQDSALAALLGAEAAFVAGGNQPTPAVRYTEPRD
- a CDS encoding ABC transporter ATP-binding protein, which produces MIDARQLTKKYGEKTAVDGLDFVVKPGTVTGFLGPNGAGKSTTMRMIVGLDAPTSGSVTVNGHHYARHQAPLQEVGALLEAKSIHPGRSAYNHLKALALTHGIPGSRVDEVIGLAGLGSVAKKRAGAFSLGMGQRLGIAAALLGDPQTVMLDEPVNGLDPEGVLWIRNLLKGLADEGRTVFVSSHLMSEMALVADHLIIVGRGRLLADTTVAELIRKAGGDMVNVAAQDPARLRDVLAGPGVDVTGRIGSEELQVTGLTAREIGLKAAEHGIALFELSARTVSLEEAFMDLTRDAVEYHGTTTGIETIETLEAAGRPA
- a CDS encoding aldehyde dehydrogenase family protein translates to MTNNTPTITRDGAIGQDGNQVVTVDQATGAEFARYPVAGKEEAVAAVAAARSSAGPWWDLGFEGRAERLRAWRREIAVGGEEGAALIHTENGKPLDDARVEVLGILEHVQYAIENAERVLGRREVPASPTVPNQRAWVEYQPYGVVGVIGPWNFPLLTPGAILIEAIAAGNAAILKPSQITPGVGEWIVRTWQRAVPDFPDVLQCLNGFGATGGALIEAGLNKLAFTGSVTTGKTVAAQCAQTLTPVLLELGGKDGVIVAEDADLDEAARHVVWGAMQNTGHGCISLEVAYVAESVHDEFVEKISELAKQVRVGSDEDAEIGPVPLPTQIPTIREHIQDALDRGATATVGGIEAVGERYVTPTILVGVSPDALAVTEETFGPTLAVVKVTDTQEAVAHINAGRYGLGSAVFSRDRGEAIARQLRVGMTSINDALVFSINPAVPFGGRGDSGYGRKQGEEGLREFAYPHSFTAKTGPAQFSATTFGRPAGAMAGALAGVRNRILAEGGQ
- a CDS encoding ABC transporter permease, yielding MSTLTATAEKPRTTPARPVYRVTGRRVLSSEWAKLWSLRSTWITLGLGLLFLVAFGLIAASRYKSGIDSGNMDSDFADSTTVSLSLFGTNFAQLALGVLGVLVTAGEYSTGMIRSTLAAVPRRLPVLWSKATVFGLVALAVGTLGAFVTFLIGSGIVSGTPADMSFSHAGVLRSLLGAGLYLGLVGVIGAALGALLRSVAGGISVLVATFMLIPGLISLLPSSWQNDISPYLPSNAGEAMFALTHDSTTLSPGAGLLVFLCWTVLALGGAAYRLVRSDV